In Thermotoga sp. Ku-13t, one genomic interval encodes:
- a CDS encoding metalloregulator ArsR/SmtB family transcription factor, which produces MKNICSEKHEYRELVEKLKLQLEPKEIIENMVKLLRACADETRLKILLALSKSDLCTCDLSSILSLSASAVSHQLRVLKLSNLVDAQRVGKQVVYRLKDKHVLELLSSALEHAKE; this is translated from the coding sequence ATGAAAAACATCTGTAGTGAGAAACACGAATACAGGGAACTCGTTGAGAAACTCAAGCTTCAGCTCGAACCAAAAGAGATCATCGAGAACATGGTGAAACTGCTCCGTGCGTGCGCCGATGAAACGCGCTTGAAAATACTGCTCGCACTTTCCAAATCCGATCTGTGCACTTGTGACCTGTCCAGCATACTGTCACTCTCCGCTTCGGCGGTATCTCACCAGCTGAGAGTTTTGAAATTGTCGAACCTCGTGGATGCACAGCGTGTTGGCAAGCAGGTCGTCTACAGACTGAAAGACAAACACGTGCTCGAACTCCTTTCTTCCGCCCTCGAGCATGCAAAGGAGTGA
- a CDS encoding MFS transporter has translation MSMFFIVILIVLLNADQMVMSPNIGKIEEEFGVSDAQIGLVGAVFTVIGAVISLAWGYFADRYSRKRLLIYSILIGEIPCFMTAFSTNFGQFFFWRMLTGIGVGASFPIVFSLIGDMFDEANRAKVSALMGAAISVGNILGMVVGGFVGPTFGWRIPFVLVSLPNVVLAVVALFVLQEPARGAFEKGIGELVRAGYAYPKMPKLEDYAKLVSVKTNLLLFLQGIAGTIPWGAIPYFLVEFFRRERGLSVGLATLVFIVFGVGNILGTIVGGWIGAMLYRRSKSTVPLFCSLTTAIGVWLTVLTFNYSNTTNSGLYVLMLLGLLASLTDSLTGPNVKMMLLNVNEPQDRGRIFSIFNLTDSLGTGIGRWIGGLLSVGLGSLGAAMKVSAYFWLICSFFLFLLVFKFAKDVESLESRMELLAQQMKG, from the coding sequence CTGTCCATGTTCTTCATCGTGATACTCATCGTCCTTCTGAACGCCGATCAAATGGTGATGTCTCCGAACATAGGTAAGATCGAGGAAGAATTTGGTGTGAGCGATGCGCAGATAGGACTCGTCGGTGCAGTGTTCACCGTGATAGGTGCCGTGATCAGCCTTGCCTGGGGTTATTTCGCGGACAGATACAGTCGCAAACGTTTGCTGATTTACTCCATACTCATTGGAGAAATTCCCTGTTTCATGACGGCGTTCTCCACAAACTTCGGACAGTTTTTTTTCTGGAGGATGCTTACAGGTATCGGTGTTGGTGCATCTTTCCCGATTGTTTTTTCCCTGATCGGGGACATGTTCGATGAGGCAAACCGTGCCAAAGTTTCGGCACTCATGGGCGCGGCGATCAGTGTCGGGAACATTTTGGGAATGGTTGTGGGAGGTTTCGTTGGTCCTACCTTCGGATGGCGCATACCTTTCGTGCTGGTCTCACTGCCGAACGTGGTGCTGGCCGTCGTGGCACTGTTCGTCCTTCAGGAACCTGCAAGGGGAGCCTTCGAAAAAGGCATAGGAGAGCTGGTCAGGGCAGGATACGCCTATCCCAAGATGCCTAAGCTTGAAGATTACGCTAAGCTTGTGAGCGTAAAGACTAATCTGCTTCTGTTCTTACAAGGTATAGCTGGAACCATCCCCTGGGGTGCGATACCTTACTTTCTTGTCGAGTTCTTCAGAAGAGAAAGAGGACTTTCTGTGGGACTCGCAACCTTGGTGTTCATCGTCTTCGGTGTTGGGAACATACTCGGTACCATCGTCGGTGGATGGATCGGTGCGATGCTGTATAGAAGATCGAAATCCACCGTTCCTCTTTTCTGCAGCTTGACGACCGCGATCGGAGTCTGGCTGACGGTGCTGACGTTCAATTACTCGAACACCACTAATTCTGGCCTTTACGTTCTCATGCTGCTCGGATTGCTCGCCTCGCTCACCGACAGTCTCACCGGTCCAAACGTGAAGATGATGCTGTTGAACGTGAACGAGCCTCAGGATCGGGGCAGGATCTTTTCTATCTTCAACCTCACCGATTCCCTGGGTACAGGTATCGGAAGATGGATAGGTGGTTTGCTGTCTGTTGGGCTCGGGTCTCTCGGAGCAGCGATGAAGGTTTCAGCGTATTTCTGGTTGATCTGCTCTTTCTTCCTTTTCCTGCTTGTTTTCAAATTCGCCAAGGATGTCGAGTCACTCGAGTCTCGCATGGAACTTCTGGCTCAACAGATGAAGGGATGA
- a CDS encoding heavy metal translocating P-type ATPase, which translates to MDNCSVCHVHHEEKKHHLRDLVLLIVSGVILLVSVFAKIPWLALMAYLLSGWEVLKRALVNFSKSKFFDENSLMSIATVGAIFLKEFPEAATVMVLYRLGEFIEHYVLERSNREMKRLLSESPWHAWKIEQGAIKKVRVEELKAGDIVLVRPGEKVPSDGVLVEGTAQINVSHLTGEHLPQSVFEGEKVFAGSIVESGTVKVQILKEYAESSIAKVTELVQKAQEKKAKAERFITKFARYYTPAVIVSAIALTVVLFFFARLSFSESLYRSLILLVISCPCALALSVPLTYVAALAKASRRGIFVKGAQYFDTIANAKNIVFDKTGTLTETDPRLVRVEPHNGFSKDEVLFFAAHAGLGSNHPLSRALSGELRVNAEFLKEAREFPGLGVRAIVRDRLVHLGNDRFLHEENIDHPESVCRSDAKMVNLCIDRKYAGTLVFKERLKETAQEAVSKLKKAGLKVYVMSGDRKGAVRDVAEELKHVEYFAELKPEDKLTLLEERIMKGGTTVFVGDGINDAPALSRSDVGVAMNSLGNDAVMEIADVVLMNAEPIQVWELFSISRKTRSIVVQNIVFAIGMKLLFIFLAATGKATMWQGVFADTGVMVLCALNSLRLFFDRFKRSVSKSGTVTADSF; encoded by the coding sequence ATGGACAACTGCAGCGTCTGTCACGTTCACCACGAAGAAAAAAAACATCATCTTCGGGATCTAGTGCTGTTGATCGTCTCCGGTGTGATCCTTCTAGTCTCCGTGTTCGCGAAGATACCCTGGCTCGCGCTGATGGCTTATCTTTTATCAGGTTGGGAAGTGTTGAAGAGGGCGCTGGTGAATTTTTCAAAGTCGAAGTTCTTCGACGAAAACAGCCTGATGAGTATTGCGACAGTGGGCGCCATCTTTTTGAAAGAGTTCCCCGAGGCAGCCACGGTGATGGTGCTCTACAGATTGGGTGAATTCATAGAACACTACGTGCTCGAACGGTCGAACAGGGAAATGAAAAGATTGCTCAGTGAATCACCCTGGCACGCGTGGAAGATCGAGCAAGGTGCCATCAAGAAAGTTCGTGTGGAAGAGTTGAAGGCTGGAGACATCGTCTTGGTGAGACCCGGTGAAAAGGTGCCAAGCGACGGTGTCCTGGTGGAAGGAACGGCGCAGATCAACGTGTCACACCTGACGGGGGAACACTTACCACAGTCCGTGTTCGAAGGTGAAAAAGTTTTTGCGGGCTCCATTGTGGAGAGCGGCACCGTGAAGGTTCAGATTTTGAAAGAGTACGCAGAATCATCGATAGCGAAGGTTACCGAACTGGTTCAGAAGGCTCAGGAAAAGAAGGCTAAGGCGGAGAGATTCATCACGAAGTTCGCGAGGTACTACACACCGGCTGTGATCGTGAGCGCGATCGCGTTGACAGTGGTACTCTTTTTCTTTGCACGACTCAGTTTTTCTGAATCTCTTTACAGATCTCTCATTTTGCTCGTGATTTCCTGCCCGTGCGCCCTGGCGCTCAGCGTACCTTTGACGTACGTGGCAGCACTCGCTAAAGCCTCCAGAAGGGGTATATTCGTGAAAGGTGCACAGTATTTTGACACGATCGCGAACGCTAAGAACATCGTTTTCGACAAAACCGGAACACTCACCGAAACTGATCCAAGGCTCGTGCGTGTTGAACCTCACAACGGTTTCTCGAAAGACGAGGTTCTCTTCTTCGCAGCGCACGCAGGATTGGGTTCGAACCATCCACTTTCGAGAGCACTTTCCGGAGAGCTCAGGGTGAACGCGGAATTCTTGAAGGAAGCGAGGGAATTTCCGGGCCTTGGAGTGAGAGCGATCGTGAGGGACAGGCTCGTGCACCTCGGCAACGACAGATTCCTGCATGAAGAAAACATCGATCATCCTGAGAGCGTTTGCAGAAGCGATGCGAAAATGGTTAATCTGTGCATCGACAGAAAATATGCAGGCACGCTTGTTTTCAAAGAGAGGTTGAAAGAAACGGCACAGGAAGCGGTCAGTAAGTTGAAGAAGGCAGGTTTGAAGGTTTACGTCATGAGTGGAGATAGAAAGGGTGCGGTGCGGGACGTGGCGGAGGAACTGAAACACGTTGAATACTTCGCGGAGCTGAAACCAGAGGACAAGCTGACGCTCCTCGAGGAAAGGATCATGAAAGGCGGTACCACGGTCTTCGTGGGTGATGGCATCAACGATGCACCTGCACTCTCAAGGAGCGATGTCGGTGTAGCGATGAACTCGCTCGGGAACGACGCCGTGATGGAGATCGCCGACGTTGTGTTGATGAACGCAGAGCCGATCCAGGTCTGGGAACTGTTTTCGATCTCAAGGAAAACGAGGAGTATCGTCGTTCAGAACATCGTTTTTGCGATCGGTATGAAGCTTTTGTTCATATTCTTGGCCGCGACGGGTAAAGCTACGATGTGGCAGGGTGTCTTTGCCGACACGGGTGTGATGGTCCTGTGCGCCCTGAACTCGTTAAGGTTGTTCTTCGATCGTTTCAAACGTTCTGTTTCCAAATCTGGTACGGTGACTGCAGATAGCTTCTGA
- the bgaS gene encoding beta-galactosidase BgaS, with amino-acid sequence MFPKDFLFGASMSGFQVEMGYAKGDIDVSTDWFVWVREPENLLNGIVSGHLPEYGVGYWYNFPTIHKLASDFGMNVLRTNIEWSRIFPNPTFDVKVEVERTESGIVSVQIDERALKQLDELANREAVEHYREILSDMRKRGLKVFVNLIHFTLPIWLHDPIAVHRRQPTDKLGWAGENTIVEFAKFAAYVAWKFDDLIDMYSTFNEPNVVSQMGYVMSVSGFPPGIFDTEKFFNSLVNQIVAHARAYDAMRKLTDKPIGLIYSASVYESTNGDAELEESVTHFMNFFFLDALHSGTMFFQTREDLAGKLDFIGLNYYTRTVIQRSPQELSFGPVSMNWSIVPGYGYACQPAGFSKDARPVSDFGWETYPEGLLKLLRAFSERYALPIYVTENGVADARDWLRPYHLVAHMYAVEKAIEEGLNVKGYLHWSIVDNYEWAKGYHMRFGLAETNYQTKSYTPRPSMYIFREIVKNLSTEKFRSYLQSPYQIWKQNV; translated from the coding sequence ATGTTTCCAAAGGATTTTCTCTTCGGAGCGTCGATGTCAGGTTTTCAGGTCGAGATGGGTTACGCGAAGGGTGATATCGATGTCAGCACGGACTGGTTCGTGTGGGTGAGGGAACCTGAAAATCTCCTCAATGGTATCGTGAGCGGACATCTGCCGGAGTACGGTGTGGGCTACTGGTACAACTTCCCCACGATCCACAAACTCGCCAGCGATTTCGGAATGAACGTTCTTCGAACGAACATCGAGTGGTCACGCATCTTTCCCAATCCCACGTTCGACGTGAAAGTTGAAGTAGAACGGACCGAGTCTGGAATTGTATCAGTACAGATCGACGAACGGGCCCTCAAGCAACTGGACGAGCTCGCCAACAGAGAAGCAGTGGAGCATTACCGTGAGATCCTCTCAGACATGAGAAAGAGGGGTTTGAAAGTTTTCGTCAACCTCATCCATTTCACCCTCCCAATTTGGTTGCACGATCCGATCGCCGTGCACAGAAGGCAACCGACCGATAAACTCGGATGGGCAGGTGAAAACACTATCGTCGAATTTGCGAAATTCGCCGCGTACGTCGCCTGGAAGTTCGACGATCTAATCGACATGTACAGCACCTTCAACGAGCCGAACGTTGTGAGTCAGATGGGCTACGTGATGAGTGTGTCTGGTTTTCCTCCCGGAATCTTCGACACAGAAAAGTTTTTCAACAGCTTAGTGAACCAGATCGTCGCACACGCGCGTGCCTACGATGCAATGAGAAAACTGACAGACAAGCCCATCGGCCTGATCTACTCAGCATCGGTGTACGAATCGACAAATGGCGATGCTGAACTCGAAGAGAGCGTGACTCATTTCATGAACTTCTTCTTCCTCGACGCCCTGCACAGCGGGACCATGTTCTTCCAGACGAGGGAAGATTTGGCGGGCAAACTCGATTTCATCGGGCTTAACTACTACACACGTACCGTGATCCAGAGATCTCCGCAAGAGCTGAGCTTCGGTCCTGTGAGCATGAACTGGTCCATCGTTCCGGGCTACGGTTACGCGTGCCAGCCAGCTGGTTTCTCTAAGGATGCGAGGCCCGTGAGTGACTTCGGTTGGGAAACTTATCCGGAGGGTCTGCTGAAACTCCTGCGTGCTTTCAGCGAACGTTACGCTCTGCCCATATATGTGACCGAGAACGGAGTAGCCGATGCGCGGGACTGGCTCAGGCCTTACCATCTTGTGGCACACATGTACGCTGTCGAAAAAGCGATTGAGGAAGGTTTGAACGTCAAAGGGTATCTGCACTGGTCGATCGTCGACAACTACGAATGGGCTAAGGGTTACCATATGAGGTTCGGTCTGGCCGAGACGAACTACCAGACAAAATCGTACACCCCGAGGCCTTCGATGTACATCTTCAGAGAGATCGTGAAAAATTTGTCCACGGAAAAGTTCAGAAGCTATCTGCAGTCACCGTACCAGATTTGGAAACAGAACGTTTGA